In Calditrichota bacterium, one genomic interval encodes:
- a CDS encoding efflux RND transporter permease subunit, whose product MKSISEFSVKYPVTVLMLICAVGLLGLISFDRLSVDLFPDMNNPRIYIEVVSGELPPEELERKFIDNIEALVMRQRKVVSVASILRVGQAQITVEYDWDADMDEAFLDLQKNLAQFSQNSDIDELNLSQYDPNGAPVLLIGLSHDEITDMDALRRIGDNYIRNELIRLDGVAAVEVVGGQEKEVRIETQEQILDAFNLSIADVASQIQSANLDLTGGSIEELGKKYVIKGLGAFENLDEINKVVVTYKGGDEQGQNQIPVFLSDIGKVKYVNKDAQSIVKINGVRSVGLAVYKETKTNTVTAAETVIEALKVIKKALPGYKFSVISNQAKFISSAINEVEQSAIYGILLAVIILFVFLRRAGTTIIISLAIPISIVATFNLMYFNDLSLNIMTLGGLALGAGMLVDNAIVVMESIFRNLEEGLSLKEAAVKGTSQVSGAITASTITTIIVFLPIIYVQGPSAELFKAQAWTVAFSLIASLVVAILVIPMLSNWILKDKSTQSESIRFEGYKSFLEATLSKRKIVLGVAVIVVALTVLAAFYMKSEFIPKGKSESYSLEIKLPEGTNLDFTDKFVQGFEKSLASVIGDSLIEMYTQIGEMPSSVSGNTSESVQSENSAVLKIRFNQQNNAYAKRFTGFVTAYLDSFEQVEYLLKPEGSSLSVTLGTDVSAPLVVEIEGEEQEELKALAGQSLSVLKNLPVLRNIETSVQTGRPQVNLVIDRVVAGYNNLSIEQISSQLKELLGGQNSGSWEYQGELREINVNYPELSLTDLEQAYIYSGEKKIPLTDLANFNVIDSERELYRRNQKRIAWISADFDENYSLSEIVAQVQSELDKITFPPNYSFKITGEEEKRSESFATLKFALLLSIVLIYMVLASQFESLLHPFTIILTVPLAAVGAILIFFVLNMNLNVMAYIGIIMLMGIAVNDSIILVDAINRQRRNGVELIASIVEAGQQRIRPIIMTSLTTILALLPLTIGFGESAALRAPMAVAVIGGLISSTGLTLIVIPCVYYYMEKLRRA is encoded by the coding sequence ATGAAATCAATTAGTGAATTTTCGGTTAAATACCCGGTAACTGTTTTAATGCTCATCTGCGCAGTTGGCCTGCTTGGGTTAATCTCTTTTGATCGCCTTTCTGTAGATCTCTTTCCGGATATGAATAATCCACGTATTTATATTGAAGTGGTTTCCGGTGAGCTGCCTCCAGAAGAACTGGAACGCAAATTTATTGACAACATCGAAGCATTGGTTATGCGCCAGAGAAAAGTTGTTTCGGTGGCATCTATCCTGCGTGTGGGTCAGGCCCAAATTACAGTTGAATACGATTGGGATGCAGATATGGATGAAGCATTTCTGGATCTGCAAAAAAACCTCGCACAATTTTCTCAAAACTCAGACATCGATGAATTGAACCTTTCTCAATATGATCCAAATGGAGCCCCTGTTTTACTGATTGGATTATCACATGATGAAATTACCGATATGGATGCCCTGCGCCGTATTGGTGATAATTATATCCGCAATGAACTGATCCGCTTGGATGGTGTTGCGGCTGTAGAAGTTGTGGGTGGCCAGGAAAAAGAAGTACGCATAGAAACTCAGGAACAGATTCTTGACGCTTTTAATCTCAGTATTGCCGACGTTGCCAGTCAAATTCAAAGTGCTAATCTTGATTTAACCGGCGGTTCGATTGAAGAGCTTGGGAAAAAATATGTGATTAAAGGTTTGGGGGCTTTTGAAAACCTTGATGAAATAAATAAGGTAGTAGTTACTTATAAAGGCGGGGACGAACAAGGCCAAAACCAGATACCGGTATTTTTAAGTGATATCGGCAAAGTTAAATATGTAAATAAAGATGCACAGAGCATTGTAAAAATTAATGGTGTGCGCAGTGTGGGGCTGGCTGTTTATAAGGAGACAAAAACCAATACTGTCACAGCTGCCGAAACTGTAATCGAAGCCTTAAAAGTTATTAAAAAAGCTTTACCGGGATATAAATTTTCTGTGATCAGCAACCAAGCTAAATTTATAAGTAGTGCCATCAATGAAGTTGAACAAAGTGCCATTTATGGAATTTTACTGGCAGTAATAATTTTATTTGTTTTTTTAAGACGAGCAGGTACCACAATTATCATAAGTTTGGCCATACCCATTTCCATTGTTGCCACGTTTAACCTGATGTATTTTAATGACTTATCGCTAAATATAATGACCCTTGGCGGATTAGCTCTCGGAGCAGGAATGCTGGTTGATAATGCCATTGTGGTAATGGAAAGTATTTTTCGCAATCTGGAAGAAGGCCTTTCTCTAAAAGAGGCAGCAGTAAAAGGAACATCACAGGTATCTGGTGCTATAACAGCTTCAACAATTACAACCATTATTGTTTTTCTACCAATAATTTATGTACAAGGCCCTTCAGCAGAGTTGTTTAAAGCGCAGGCCTGGACGGTAGCATTTTCACTGATTGCTTCACTGGTTGTTGCAATTTTAGTGATTCCCATGTTGAGCAACTGGATTTTGAAAGACAAATCAACACAGAGCGAATCGATCCGTTTTGAGGGTTATAAATCTTTTCTTGAAGCAACACTTTCTAAAAGAAAAATTGTACTTGGTGTGGCCGTGATTGTAGTTGCGTTGACCGTACTGGCTGCATTTTATATGAAGAGTGAATTTATACCAAAAGGGAAAAGCGAATCATATAGTCTGGAAATAAAGCTGCCCGAAGGTACCAATCTTGATTTCACCGATAAGTTTGTTCAGGGTTTTGAAAAAAGCCTGGCCAGTGTTATTGGTGATAGTTTGATTGAAATGTATACTCAAATTGGTGAGATGCCATCCTCAGTCTCCGGTAACACGAGCGAATCGGTTCAGAGTGAAAACAGTGCGGTATTAAAAATCAGGTTTAACCAACAAAACAACGCGTATGCAAAACGTTTTACAGGATTTGTAACTGCTTATCTCGATTCTTTTGAACAGGTAGAATATTTACTCAAACCGGAAGGCTCTTCGTTAAGCGTCACTTTGGGAACGGATGTTTCTGCGCCACTTGTTGTGGAAATTGAAGGTGAAGAACAAGAGGAATTGAAAGCTTTGGCCGGGCAATCTTTGAGTGTCTTAAAGAATCTTCCAGTTTTACGAAACATTGAAACCAGCGTTCAAACCGGCAGGCCGCAGGTTAATTTGGTTATTGACCGTGTAGTTGCCGGATATAACAATCTAAGTATTGAACAAATCAGTAGTCAGTTAAAAGAATTATTGGGCGGGCAAAACTCTGGTTCCTGGGAATACCAGGGAGAGCTGCGGGAAATAAATGTAAACTATCCGGAATTGAGCTTGACCGATCTTGAGCAAGCATATATTTATAGCGGCGAGAAAAAAATTCCATTAACCGATCTGGCTAATTTTAATGTTATTGATTCTGAGCGCGAACTCTACCGTCGCAATCAAAAACGTATTGCCTGGATTAGTGCAGACTTTGATGAAAATTATTCTCTTTCAGAAATCGTTGCACAGGTCCAATCGGAATTGGATAAAATTACTTTCCCTCCAAATTATAGTTTTAAAATTACCGGCGAAGAAGAAAAACGCAGTGAATCTTTTGCAACCCTTAAGTTTGCATTATTGCTTTCTATTGTTCTGATTTATATGGTTTTGGCTTCGCAGTTTGAATCCCTGTTACACCCATTCACAATAATTTTAACAGTTCCGTTGGCAGCCGTTGGTGCAATTTTAATTTTCTTTGTTTTAAACATGAACCTGAATGTAATGGCCTACATTGGCATAATTATGCTCATGGGGATTGCTGTAAACGATTCTATAATTTTAGTGGATGCAATAAACAGGCAACGCCGTAATGGAGTAGAATTAATTGCTTCCATAGTTGAAGCAGGCCAACAGCGTATCCGGCCGATAATTATGACCAGCTTAACAACTATTTTGGCTTTGTTGCCTTTAACAATCGGTTTTGGCGAAAGTGCCGCGCTACGAGCGCCCATGGCAGTGGCTGTTATAGGCGGTTTAATCAGCTCTACAGGTTTGACGCTTATTGTAATCCCTTGTGTTTATTATTACATGGAAAAATTGCGGAGAGCCTGA
- a CDS encoding efflux RND transporter periplasmic adaptor subunit, producing the protein MKQTLLFLLVFLLAISCDDSDADDALEIIIPVNVTELKRSKIMEFITSTADIMAHKKETALSQSEGFYRLAVNPKTGNPFRPGESIQKGQVVIFIDNPEFENNIAYESKKLNLDISKREYEKQQSLYEKGGVTQRELINAERTFIDSEYAFENAKIQLGKLRIEASFDGIITSLPYYTKGVYISVGQPMCEIMDYKTMYAEVAFPAKELGQVKAGQFVRVTQYNLPGDTLIGTVEQVDPALETQSRSFKSKIVVDNPDNKLRPGMFVKLETIVASQDSALVIPQDVILSKRQGKTVFIVEKSAAQRRVIATGLENEQNVEVLSGLKEGDRLVIKGFETLRHHSKVKIVR; encoded by the coding sequence TTGAAACAAACATTACTATTTCTGTTAGTATTTTTACTCGCCATTTCTTGTGATGACAGTGATGCCGATGACGCACTTGAAATTATAATCCCGGTTAATGTAACTGAATTGAAGCGATCTAAGATAATGGAATTTATCACTTCAACTGCGGATATAATGGCGCACAAAAAAGAAACGGCTTTGTCTCAGTCAGAGGGATTTTATCGCCTGGCAGTAAATCCAAAAACCGGAAATCCTTTTCGGCCCGGAGAAAGTATTCAAAAAGGACAGGTAGTTATCTTTATTGATAATCCGGAATTTGAAAACAATATTGCTTATGAATCAAAAAAATTAAACCTGGATATTTCTAAACGTGAATATGAAAAGCAACAATCTTTATATGAAAAAGGCGGGGTTACACAGCGCGAACTGATCAACGCTGAACGTACTTTTATTGACTCGGAATATGCTTTTGAAAATGCCAAAATTCAGCTTGGTAAATTACGAATTGAAGCCTCATTTGATGGAATTATTACAAGCCTGCCATATTATACAAAAGGGGTTTATATTTCCGTAGGCCAGCCCATGTGTGAAATTATGGATTATAAAACCATGTACGCCGAGGTTGCATTTCCTGCAAAAGAATTGGGCCAGGTTAAGGCAGGACAATTTGTTAGGGTAACGCAATACAATCTCCCTGGAGATACGCTAATCGGTACAGTTGAACAGGTTGATCCTGCTCTGGAAACTCAGAGCCGTTCATTTAAATCAAAAATTGTTGTTGATAATCCTGACAATAAATTGAGGCCCGGAATGTTTGTAAAGTTGGAGACGATTGTTGCATCGCAAGACAGTGCGCTTGTTATTCCTCAGGATGTGATCCTTTCCAAACGGCAGGGTAAAACAGTTTTTATAGTTGAAAAAAGTGCGGCACAGCGACGGGTTATTGCAACCGGTCTTGAAAATGAACAAAACGTTGAGGTTCTGAGCGGACTTAAAGAAGGAGATCGCTTGGTTATAAAAGGTTTTGAAACATTGCGGCACCACTCTAAAGTAAAAATTGTCAGGTAA
- a CDS encoding endonuclease domain-containing protein — protein sequence MKNKTILKYKPELVPLARKLRNNQTYSERLLWKHLKSKQIRGFDFDRQKQIDNYILDFFCNELMLAIEIDGESHNDKEKYDHDRQKRLESLGILFLRFDGLQVINNINGVLQVIYDWVDNYKEPTPNPSQEGNLSNH from the coding sequence ATGAAAAATAAAACAATTCTTAAATACAAACCAGAACTTGTACCTCTGGCAAGAAAACTCCGTAATAATCAAACTTATTCCGAACGATTGTTATGGAAGCACTTGAAAAGTAAACAAATAAGAGGATTTGATTTTGACCGCCAAAAACAAATTGATAACTATATATTAGATTTTTTCTGCAACGAGTTAATGTTGGCTATTGAGATTGACGGTGAAAGCCACAATGATAAAGAAAAATATGATCATGACCGTCAAAAACGATTAGAAAGTTTGGGGATATTGTTTTTAAGGTTTGATGGACTGCAAGTTATAAATAACATTAATGGGGTATTACAAGTGATATACGATTGGGTTGATAATTACAAAGAACCCACCCCTAACCCCTCCCAAGAGGGGAATTTAAGCAATCATTAA
- a CDS encoding ATP-binding cassette domain-containing protein has product MAKKITSFLQRKVFISMLFLGLSLLGFISYKQLQLELLPIIELPYLIVQIGSGREMDPDYLEREALIPLESAVGTLEDVDKIESYAGRRFGSIFISYRSTTNMKYAFLKLQEKVDGIKASLAADFFVQVIKIDTQDLSNMFMNLQVRGSGGIDRIRTIIDKEIKQEFESIDGIANVEVFGGQLSAVNIVLDNQQTEAYGITPGRIRSLIAQYRQSTTYIGQVNNYQLKNTVNVIGDYTRIHEIENIVVDAQRNILLKDIADITFDLQEETSISRVNSKEAVTMQLVRDTQVNLISLSHETHSVIERLNKTLAQQDIEIVVQQDSAEILEDNIDLIIELAFWGGILAIIILWYFLRNLRLVLIIAVTIPVSVLTAFNVFYAYDITLNSLTLVGIALAIGMLLDNSVVVLENIYRNARKTSDFLSATKQGTMQMARSVSASTLTTIAIFLPFLFADEYMIRTIGFQIGVSIISTLLISLIVALILIPMAAHYFLSRGNGSADSIQFSLTAGKFLPFYNLILKTMLRYPARTIIITVVIFVLSVVWALLLGMTKTEDIELEDFNLYVTMPEGATLESTDLAVQELEGKFTEIEELQDVVSQIYEQEAVLTLKLKEDYKEIDDRSIADVKEFLNEIIDRYRTADVSFEQPDNSERFSGRGGGGGGPGGAMGGGLMSALGLSSTGGKIIITGKDFNLMRVFADDVESELDELSSISRIRNNATRKRPEIHLLFDREQLSRLGITLSTIASELSSFQSEISTGMSFKDGLDEYDIVIRNANLEEKDRNDLEQLNIQSQTGAVYPLGQISEVFVAEGSAGINRVNQERRIELSFYYLSEINSSSTLLEAAQDEVEDAVASVALPSGIAIQIEHDEVDLGDFKFLFIVAFILIFMILSSVFESLVKPFIIMFTIPLAATGSLWAIIFTGNTIANVNVLIGLLILLGIVVNNGIILIDYSQQLRRKGMRMQRAIMLSGQARLRPIIITALTTIVAMIPLALGEEQYVTRIAAPFAIAVIGGLSLSTVFTLVFIPTIYSGLENSIIWFKELPLVSKLIQAFFFIVGATAIYLYIESWIWQFALYFALGFIIPGLTYFIANSLRQAKSDYIKSGESITIEINNVYKMYELPGRFLKEWKRKKERNIAGSNGAPLLKTVVKDIWKFIIWGFSIYFVYFYLESGFWIVVLMHVIYGLTLHLAKSLLSLHEEKKSIWKNRIFATLFWGVPILNVLFIFLSLESLTAAIFMFLIWSVMLIVYSGARKLTLQKIDINKISGRLSGLRKLFYRIVSVVPLLGKRKQPFTALEGVSLKIENGMFGLLGPNGAGKTTLMRIICGVLDQSYGTLSINGYDVNKHREELQGLIGYLPQDFGMYENLTAEEFLNYQAILKNLLDKNVRQERIDFVLDSVHLNESRNKKIGSFSGGMKQRVGIAQTLLHLPRILVVDEPTAGLDPRERIRFRNLLVELSRERVVIFSTHIIEDIASSCDRVAILNEGQLCYLGVPQEMAGEAHGKVWQANISEEKFESLSQEMKVTHHTRMENEIRIRVLSKDKPLDDAIAVNPTLEDAYLWLLKK; this is encoded by the coding sequence ATGGCAAAAAAAATTACATCATTTCTGCAGCGTAAAGTCTTTATCTCAATGCTCTTTTTAGGGCTCTCGTTGTTAGGATTCATATCATACAAACAGCTTCAGCTTGAATTACTTCCGATAATTGAGTTGCCGTATCTAATTGTTCAGATCGGTTCCGGGCGGGAAATGGATCCCGACTATCTGGAGCGTGAAGCGTTAATTCCATTGGAAAGTGCTGTGGGCACGCTGGAAGATGTTGATAAAATAGAATCCTATGCCGGGCGTCGTTTTGGCAGTATTTTCATCAGCTACCGTTCTACAACAAACATGAAATATGCTTTCCTGAAATTACAGGAAAAAGTAGATGGAATAAAAGCTTCTTTAGCGGCTGATTTCTTTGTTCAGGTTATTAAAATTGATACCCAGGATCTGAGTAACATGTTTATGAATCTTCAGGTTAGGGGAAGCGGTGGCATTGATCGCATTCGTACAATAATCGATAAAGAGATAAAGCAGGAGTTTGAATCCATTGACGGTATTGCTAATGTAGAAGTTTTTGGCGGCCAGCTTAGTGCTGTAAATATTGTTCTGGATAACCAGCAAACAGAGGCATATGGAATCACGCCGGGAAGGATACGATCGCTAATTGCCCAATACCGGCAAAGTACGACTTATATCGGGCAGGTAAATAATTATCAGCTAAAAAATACGGTCAATGTAATTGGCGACTATACGCGTATCCACGAAATTGAAAATATTGTTGTTGATGCTCAGCGAAACATCCTGCTAAAAGATATTGCCGATATAACTTTTGATCTCCAGGAAGAGACATCTATCAGCCGCGTGAATAGCAAAGAAGCCGTAACCATGCAGCTTGTCCGGGATACCCAGGTAAACCTTATTTCCTTATCTCACGAAACACACTCGGTAATTGAGAGGCTAAATAAAACTCTGGCCCAGCAGGATATTGAAATTGTTGTTCAACAGGATAGTGCTGAAATACTTGAAGATAATATTGATCTGATAATCGAGCTTGCATTTTGGGGTGGCATCCTTGCTATAATTATCTTGTGGTATTTTTTACGTAACCTGCGTCTGGTTTTGATAATTGCCGTTACAATCCCTGTTTCTGTCTTAACTGCATTCAATGTTTTTTATGCTTACGACATTACTTTAAACAGTCTTACCCTGGTTGGAATTGCATTGGCGATTGGCATGTTGCTGGATAACAGTGTCGTTGTTTTAGAAAATATTTATCGTAATGCCAGAAAAACATCCGACTTTTTATCCGCCACCAAACAAGGAACCATGCAAATGGCCCGCTCGGTTTCTGCATCGACATTAACTACTATAGCCATTTTTCTACCTTTTCTTTTTGCAGATGAGTATATGATTCGCACAATCGGTTTTCAGATTGGTGTTTCGATAATATCTACTTTGCTCATTTCATTAATTGTGGCGTTGATTTTAATACCAATGGCGGCACATTATTTTCTATCGAGGGGAAATGGTTCAGCCGACTCAATACAATTTTCTTTAACAGCAGGAAAGTTTTTACCTTTTTATAATTTAATCTTAAAAACCATGTTGCGTTACCCGGCGCGCACAATAATTATTACTGTAGTGATTTTTGTTCTAAGTGTTGTTTGGGCACTTCTTTTAGGAATGACGAAAACTGAAGATATTGAGCTGGAGGATTTTAATCTTTATGTGACGATGCCGGAAGGTGCCACCCTGGAAAGTACAGATCTTGCGGTGCAGGAGTTGGAGGGAAAGTTTACGGAGATAGAAGAATTGCAAGATGTTGTCAGCCAAATCTATGAACAGGAGGCTGTGCTGACATTAAAACTAAAAGAAGATTATAAAGAAATTGATGATCGCAGCATTGCAGATGTAAAAGAGTTTCTTAATGAAATAATTGACCGCTACCGTACTGCCGATGTGAGTTTTGAGCAACCGGATAATAGCGAACGTTTTAGTGGACGAGGCGGTGGCGGCGGAGGTCCTGGTGGTGCAATGGGCGGTGGGTTAATGTCTGCTTTGGGCCTTTCGTCTACAGGCGGCAAAATAATAATAACCGGCAAAGATTTTAACCTGATGCGTGTTTTTGCAGATGATGTAGAAAGTGAATTGGATGAACTTTCATCCATAAGCCGGATTAGAAATAATGCAACACGAAAACGCCCGGAAATCCATTTACTGTTCGATCGTGAGCAATTGTCCCGTTTGGGAATAACCCTTAGTACAATCGCATCAGAGCTTTCATCATTCCAAAGTGAAATATCCACGGGCATGTCTTTTAAAGATGGATTGGATGAGTATGATATTGTTATCCGCAACGCAAATCTTGAAGAAAAGGACAGAAATGATCTTGAGCAGTTAAATATTCAATCCCAGACAGGAGCGGTTTATCCTCTTGGTCAAATTAGTGAAGTTTTTGTTGCAGAGGGAAGTGCAGGCATTAACCGCGTCAATCAGGAACGGCGAATTGAGCTGAGCTTTTATTACTTATCGGAGATTAATAGTTCGTCCACACTTTTAGAGGCAGCGCAAGATGAAGTTGAAGATGCAGTCGCATCAGTAGCTTTGCCAAGCGGAATCGCCATCCAGATAGAACATGATGAAGTTGATTTGGGTGATTTTAAATTTCTTTTTATTGTGGCTTTCATCCTCATATTTATGATTCTTTCATCGGTATTTGAGTCTTTGGTAAAACCATTTATAATAATGTTTACAATCCCATTGGCCGCAACCGGATCTTTATGGGCAATTATTTTTACAGGTAATACAATCGCCAATGTAAATGTATTAATCGGTCTGCTTATTCTTTTGGGGATAGTTGTTAATAACGGCATAATTTTAATTGACTATTCGCAGCAGTTAAGGCGCAAAGGAATGCGTATGCAGCGCGCAATTATGCTTTCCGGGCAGGCACGTTTACGGCCGATTATTATCACTGCTTTAACAACCATAGTTGCAATGATCCCTTTAGCTTTAGGAGAAGAGCAATATGTAACACGCATTGCTGCTCCATTTGCAATTGCAGTAATTGGCGGGCTTTCTTTAAGTACAGTTTTTACTTTGGTATTTATCCCGACTATTTATTCCGGTTTGGAAAACAGTATTATTTGGTTTAAAGAACTGCCATTGGTTAGTAAGCTTATTCAGGCTTTCTTTTTTATCGTTGGGGCCACTGCAATATATTTATACATAGAAAGCTGGATCTGGCAGTTCGCACTCTATTTTGCATTGGGTTTTATAATTCCGGGTCTGACCTATTTTATAGCAAATAGTTTGCGACAGGCGAAATCGGATTATATAAAAAGTGGTGAAAGTATAACCATAGAGATAAATAATGTTTATAAGATGTATGAGTTGCCGGGCCGTTTTTTAAAAGAGTGGAAGCGCAAGAAAGAACGAAATATTGCAGGTTCAAACGGGGCGCCGTTGTTAAAAACTGTTGTTAAAGATATTTGGAAATTTATCATCTGGGGTTTTTCGATTTATTTTGTCTATTTCTACCTTGAGTCCGGTTTTTGGATCGTAGTATTAATGCATGTGATTTATGGATTGACTCTGCATCTGGCTAAATCATTGTTGTCTTTACATGAAGAGAAAAAATCAATATGGAAAAACAGGATTTTTGCAACTCTGTTTTGGGGGGTTCCAATCCTGAATGTGTTGTTTATATTTTTAAGTTTAGAAAGCCTGACTGCAGCGATATTTATGTTTTTGATTTGGTCGGTAATGCTAATTGTTTATTCCGGTGCACGTAAATTGACCCTTCAAAAAATCGATATAAATAAAATAAGCGGGCGTCTTAGCGGGCTACGGAAATTATTTTACAGAATAGTTTCAGTGGTTCCATTGTTGGGTAAACGAAAACAACCATTTACTGCACTTGAGGGTGTGTCTTTAAAAATAGAGAATGGCATGTTTGGTTTACTTGGCCCAAATGGTGCAGGAAAAACGACTTTAATGCGTATAATCTGCGGCGTTCTGGATCAAAGTTACGGCACTCTTTCAATTAATGGTTATGATGTAAATAAACACCGCGAGGAATTGCAGGGACTAATTGGTTATTTGCCACAGGATTTTGGCATGTACGAAAACCTCACTGCAGAGGAATTTTTAAATTACCAGGCAATTCTAAAAAATCTACTCGATAAAAATGTGCGTCAGGAGAGAATTGATTTTGTTTTGGATTCTGTTCATTTGAATGAATCGCGTAATAAAAAAATTGGCTCCTTTTCCGGTGGAATGAAACAGCGGGTTGGCATTGCCCAAACTTTATTGCATTTACCGCGCATTCTTGTTGTGGATGAACCCACGGCAGGACTTGACCCGCGTGAACGAATACGTTTCAGAAATTTATTGGTTGAGCTTAGCCGTGAAAGGGTTGTCATTTTTTCAACACATATTATTGAAGATATTGCCAGCTCTTGTGACAGGGTTGCTATTTTAAACGAAGGCCAATTGTGTTATTTGGGAGTTCCCCAGGAGATGGCCGGTGAGGCACACGGGAAAGTATGGCAGGCAAACATAAGCGAAGAAAAATTTGAATCACTTAGTCAGGAAATGAAAGTTACTCATCATACCCGTATGGAAAATGAAATAAGGATCCGGGTTTTGTCAAAAGACAAACCTCTTGATGATGCAATTGCTGTAAATCCAACTTTAGAAGACGCTTATTTGTGGCTCCTGAAAAAATGA